The Raphanus sativus cultivar WK10039 chromosome 6, ASM80110v3, whole genome shotgun sequence sequence ACATCAACTTGTTTAGTGAATTGTGTTAGTTTAGcggtttctttttgtttatatcTGTTTAGTTTCTCATGTTAGCTGTCCGATCATGATTTATGACCAATGCATAACTCTGTTCTTAAAATCACGTGTAGCTAAGAATGATTACTGTCTTTCTACTTCATCTTGTTTATGACAACCGTAACTCTGTTCTTAATGTCTGCCTTGTAATCTTGTTAGCAAGTGTTGTTGTATACAGCTTTGAATCATGTAGATGTGAATAATTTCTTACATAACTATAggtgatgatttttttttccaatcaaGATTTTTAATAGATTCCCTAAAATGTAGTGAAACTAgtttttcaaagttttaatcaatttttgaaGAGAAACCAAAACCCAAATTTGTGAGATTTTAATAAAGacaacttttgttttattttagaaagtATTACATATTAGTTaactaataattaaatatttgttgtGGATGACTAATCCCTAGCTCATGTGTAGTGGAGCAATAAACTATTACTGTCATCTACATTTGTTGTGGATTTCGTTAATATTCCATGCTGTCACAACGTGGTTATATTGAGATTCAACCCTCTAATATACTTCCTGTAATATGAACAGGTTGGTGCTCCTGCTCGTGTGGGTTTGGTTGCCCCAATTGATGTGGTTGTCCAGCCTGGTAACACCGGTCTCGATCCATCCCAGACATCTTTCTTCCAGGTTTGTGTACTTCATTCTTTGTAACACTCTTTACTTGTCGTAGTTATTACTAACtaatttgtttttgtgattttgtaGGTTCTTAACATTCCAACTAAGATTAACAAGGGAACAGTCGAAATCATCACCCCTGTTGAGCTCATCAAGCAAGGTGACAAAGTCGGTTCTTCTGAGGCCGCCCTTCTAGCCAAGCTCGGCATCAGGCCGTTCTCATACGGTCTTGTTGTCCAGTCGGTTTACGACAATGGCTCAGTCTTCAGCCCAGAGGTTCTTGATCTCACGGAAGATGACCTTGTCCAGAAGTTTGCCGCTGGTATCTGCATGGTCACTTCCTTGGCTCTAGCTATCTCTTACCCTACCCTTGCTGCTGCCCCGCATATGTTCATCAATGCATACAAGAATGCCTTGGCTATCTCTGTTGCCACTGAGTACACTTTCCCTCAAGCAGAGAAGGTTAAAGAGTTCTTGAAGGTTAGTCATCAGATTGTGTAGATTTTGAAGCGTGgtttattgtattgtttgtgTGTTGATGTTATATAATGTGGAATGCAGGATCCTAGCAAGTTTGCTGTTGCTGTAGCGGCTGTGTCTGCTGATACGGGTGGTGGTGCTTCAGCTGGCGCTGCCAAGGTAGAGGAGAAGAAGGAAGTGGTTGAGGAATCAGATGAAGAAGACTATGGTGGTTTTGACATGTTCGGTGATGAGTagattaatatatgatttttttacaCAAAGACACATTATGACTTACATCAAGAGACACATTGCACCTGAGACACTTTTTAGTGTTGATTTGTCCATTTTATCCTTTTCACCATCTGAtccaattatttttgttttgaaggCCTTTGTCTTTCTTTGAATCTACTTGATGCAGTCTTTAACTAATATAGTGGAACTCTACGAATTCACCCTTGTAACCTCCTATCGTGAATATTGGTCCTCTGTTTTGCCTCATATCTTCTGATTATCACTAAAAGGCCTCTTGTGTAcgcaaattttacaaaatttacaaGTGGATGGTTTCCTCTTGTATATGCAAATTTTACAAATTAACTAGGGTAAGGCgggaaataaataaaataataatacaaatttattttaaaatctgtaatttacttttattttaaaataacattaagATTTCATAATTGTTTTACAGCAATTTTATCTATGTATTTATTcttcatttataaattttaagcTTTCTAATGAAAAAGGTTGATTGTATATTATGAGTTAATCACTCTTTCTTGGTTACTATTCTTTACTTTTGTTAATGAACCCTTCTTtgtgttaattaataaaaatgtatcaatacaaaacaaaacaatttatacCACTAATTGCGTATGTATACAATATGTACAGACaggttgtatatatttttatcaagaaatcagtaattaattaattgttaGTTTTAACGTTTTCAattgatttgtttatttttgttttttcacatGATGTTCAAGAGAAATGGAACTTTGTTTTATCTTTGCTTTTTCACATGTTTATTCGAGAAGTGAACCTCTTTTTGTATCAattcaagaaacaaaacaattttataGTACTAAGTTGTGTAAGCCACATAcgtaaatattttcatttcaagCATACTCAGTCAAACATCAAGCTGCCTCTGTTCCCGGGATCCAGAACCAGAGATCATCTTCATCTCAAGTGTGACGATAGCTCAGATATATGGAGTATGGTTTTCTCCGGTATAAACGGACCATTGCAAATGTTTATTAATAGGTCAGAACTGATAGCATGGATCAGAAGTAATCAACGCCAGTACTGTTTCTGCTTCTGCTGCTACTATGAGATGGAAGCACCAGCTTCTCCTTCGGAAATCAACACGCATACACTACTTTTATGCTTCTTCACCTTAAACACATTTAGCTTGAAGTGAAAATTAAACATACGAACAAAAACAGTAGAGTTGGAGCCGATATGGCGACGGCAAAGAATGATGAGGATCCTtcaccttctccttcttctctatCACCTCACGTACAACATATGTTTAGTCAAATTTTCAATATGACCATGAAAAGGTATTTTCTTTATCATGTGTTGTGTGATATAAGAAGAGTGTGTTTACCATTTTCTCTCCTTACAGcctacatcttttttttttctgaatcaTCATCTTTGACCCTTTGCCTCTtctcaaaatattaaatcttagaTTCCACAAGATGTGCTTTTTGTCACTGCAGCTCAAACACCGGTGGGAGGAGTGGGGCTTTCaagttaatataaaaattaacaaaaactgTGATCAGGTCCATAAATATTACAATACCTTGCGAACTTGGTTTGCAATTTCGAGGATTGAGCGTAGCTTTTGCTCTGATATTAATGGGGTGGTAGCAATCTCAGAGGATGTTCTGTTTATTGTTAGTTAGTTCAGATATAGAAGAGAGATCATTACGTACTTGTCAGCATGGATAGGAACTCCCCATGCTTCATCATGGAAAGCAATGCAAGATTGGTCTTTaacatgaaacaaacaaaaaaaaacagcatcGGGTCAAGTCATAACAGAGAAAAAGATTCAAGGCGAGATAAAGTTAAGGACTAAGCCCATCAATGTAAAGAAATGATGAATAAACTAATCATGTTTATGTGGTCATTGTACAatagagatcacatgatcacATAGCAATACTCAAGATTTTTGCTCTACATTCAATTCAAACACTAACTTCCAAACTTCATACCAAATCTTTTAAACTACTCAAGCTCAGAATCATAAGGAAAACAATGACTCTTCAGTTGCTTAACCAGTAAAGCCAAGCATGAACTTCAACTGCTATTATAAGGACAATTGAAAGAGGACTATTATCAGATTCGGGAGTGATCCAAGCGCATCTGAACACCAGAGAAGCAATCACTGGCCTTTTCATCTCTCTCCTGGGTCACATTCCTTCTCAATGACGATGAAGAGTTTGTCTCCTAGCACCACAAAGCCTTCTTGCCGCTTTAAGAAGACGCCATACTCGGTTTCACGAAGGTTGTAGGAAAATTTTGACTTtaattctaaaagaaaaaacaaaattaaaaaaattaaaaaaaaaaatcaacacgATCAGGTTAACCGGCAACACCGTTTAAACTCATAGACAGCCTAGAGCTCACCGGAATTATTAACTGTTCCTAGTGTCACAGAAACGAAGCAATCTGGCCTCCACAACTGATGAGCACCGCCATGACTTCAAATCGGAAAAGAAAACGTTTGATCTAGCCATTAAGAGAGATGAgcaaaaatatgaatatgagCAAGATGCGTGGAATATAGATATGGAGAGCGCGATTTGCAGAGAAGATATCTTTGGATATTTATACCCGATTACGCCAACATACAGATCAGCGGAAGGTCTCGTAATGGGATCACGATTTAAGACGATTTAAGACGAATACATCAAAACGCTCACCGTTACGGAATGTGGATCGTCTGTTGCCGATCGAAGAGGAGTGAAGACGACGAAGCAGCGAACCAACTCTGATTAGGATTTCAATCCAACCGTGTGATTTCTGGGCCTCGAATACAGAACGCTGAGTTGAAATCCAATAGAAACTCATTCATCACACGCAAAATGATACACATCGTTTCATTAATGACGCCACGTGTCAAGCGCAAAGATAGTGAGTTTCCAGCCTGGAATCTGACGTGGCGCAACAGGAGAGAAGGAaactgtattatatataaatagactAGGGTAAACCCCACGGGCGGGCGGACGGACGAATAATAAtctaatagtattttttttgaaatagctaacttttcaaaattttatgattatataacACTTACAAAATTTACTTACTTACCTAAATgatttaatgaataaattagttaaattttgaACCGAACTCTCTCAAAGAGAAAAAATTGAACAGAAgcgttttctgttttttaatcAATTGGTTTAGTTAATGAATTAGTTAAAATGTCAACCAAAGcatttctctgttttttctaaGTGTGTGTATATGTGTGGCTACATATCTAATTATTTATCTTTTCGTCAAAACACAGCTAATTATTTATACCTTTTCTATAGAAATAACATGGTgatttgataagaaaaaaaaacatagtgcTTAGTGTAAGAATAttgtatgtttttcttttaagatATACTGACGTAAATGCATGATACTTATCAcactcttttttttaacaactatcACACTCTATCTTCCTCTTTGAATTGGTTtaaactatgtgtataagtttgatttatttttagtttcttttaatttaaagttttaactattttaattacaaattttattatttatagaaattatatatttttgctaTATTAAACAATTCATAAAAGTTATAACCATTTTACTTTGTTCTCAATATTTGCATTTCttgaatttgataaatttttaatacattttcttaaattttataatttaaaaaattcaaacaaataaaagccaatttattatttaaaataaagcaagtagcataaaaatatgatattaattGTTACTGTCTAATATTAATTGATGTTGTTGGTAGTTTAAGGGAGTAATATTTGGTTGTTACTGCTTCTGTGGAATGATTCTGATGTTATTTAGTAAATTTGTTAATCTTGATTTGTTTGATAAGTTATTTTCACTTTGGAATTCCTTGTGGCCGTACTTACACTATAGTTTAAGACTTTAAATAGTATGTGGATCCCTTACTAACGTTATGTGAGTTATTAACATTACAATTTTTAACTTGTGAAGATAGCAACTTCATATTCGACCAAAGAAAGGGTATTAGCTTTATATCGTTTGGCCACCTTagatattcttttattttttggattgaAGACAATCCGGTTATGTAATTGCAGTACGGTATAGACTATTTTTGACTgtcaccaaaagaaaaaaagaaatatttgagAACTGATGGCTACATTTTGTAAAGGAAAAATGATCGCTGGCTACGTGAAGTATTAGCCATCACATGGCTAACCAGGCAAACTAAACTAATGTATACCTAGCTACACGAAGTATATGTTATGCATGACAACATCCTTCAACTTAAtgatattatgtaattaacatcaCGAGTTTATTTTCATTCATCCAAAAATAGATGTAGGTGACAGAGACCATTTAAATATCTCgtttcatcaattaaaatattaccAACCTGACcgtaatttatgtaaaattagattttaaaccGCGTTTTAAaagcgtaagattttttttaacaaaatttaatttacaaaataaatatttttaatattatttgataataatattttagaatttttactTTAGTATATTtgaaaagtatataattataatatttatatttatataaatttgaaagtcatataaaatattatatatttatttttaattataaaacttatttaaCGTCAATCtgacattttatttgtttaacaCTTATTTGATGTCAACTTAAACCAAATGTTATCTTGTGTATatagttattaataatatacttttaagAATAAATGTAATCTAATAATAGAAATCTAATATTACAGTTTTACTAAGTTTAAGTGaatgaaatttttgtttatgaaaatataaataaaataattcattaatttaattaattttgtattaaaagataaaattttagagtcaatatataaatagacatcaaataatttttataataaaacaattatcatataagtatatatcacataattaatcaaatgaattacagaactatattaaaatttaataataaaacagattaaaataatttaaaaaataatcttatataactttcaaatttaataggaacaaaataatataattatatagttttcaaattcaataaaataaaaaggtaaaacactactaataaaaaaatattaagacatattgattttgtaaattaaattttgttaaaaatatttttacgcTTTTAAAACCTtgttttaaatctaattttagataAGCTACGGTCaaattgattatattttaattgatatgaTGTGGTATTTAAATGGTCTTTGTCATCCACATCAGTTTTGGGATGAATGAAATTAAACTCGTGATGTTAACTACATAACATCATTAAGTTGAGGGATGTTGTCATGCATAACATATGCTTCGTGTAGCTAGGTATACATTAGTTTAGTTTGCATTGTTAGCCATGT is a genomic window containing:
- the LOC108837694 gene encoding 60S acidic ribosomal protein P0-2, which translates into the protein MVKATKAEKKIAYDAKLCQLIDEFTQILVVAADNVGSTQLQNIRKGLRGDSVVLMGKNTMMKRSVKIHAENTGNTGILNLMPLLQGNVGLIFTKGDLKEVSEEVAKYKVGAPARVGLVAPIDVVVQPGNTGLDPSQTSFFQVLNIPTKINKGTVEIITPVELIKQGDKVGSSEAALLAKLGIRPFSYGLVVQSVYDNGSVFSPEVLDLTEDDLVQKFAAGICMVTSLALAISYPTLAAAPHMFINAYKNALAISVATEYTFPQAEKVKEFLKDPSKFAVAVAAVSADTGGGASAGAAKVEEKKEVVEESDEEDYGGFDMFGDE